From one Triticum urartu cultivar G1812 chromosome 3, Tu2.1, whole genome shotgun sequence genomic stretch:
- the LOC125542735 gene encoding F-box protein At5g18160-like, with product MPDRSGATLFEDLPAEMIDKILTQLPSKDLGRCRAVSTSLHSATSTSEFMLEHHRCQPSRPIIDGRPRPSGLVVFRDAGAPQQLWTFVWDPEISSKELLHGACDGFLIVSRGLRFYICNPAISKHAPLPLPQVGPENYNSVIGFYRHDPTGEYRVLWVSHSQPGSQSKPSLYIITVGSNKPRQVRVRMPAVLPPSAEQKLLNDLRSWSYYAPSVHHCGGLHWCPYGASDIWACGADIIVFDTQAETFRCIRSPAQSCPNRKLFHMEGTLALWGASSTRSFTIMDVWVMQDYKAQIWAFKYRIDLSMVEASRQLYLTTLKKKKIRQTPLDSTVEEFNDMTVLNERELLIKFNKKHVLHWDIDGKFLGIVNIGKSQYCMALTQCRLQESVIPIPSHGMQGEDEEPLFSTEHV from the coding sequence ATGCCGGACAGGAGCGGCGCGACCCTGTTTGAGGACCTGCCTGCGGAGATGATCGACAAGATACTCACTCAGTTGCCGTCCAAGGATCTCGGCCGCTGTCGTGCCGTCAGCACGTCGTTGCACAGTGCCACCTCCACGTCTGAATTCATGCTCGAACACCACCGCTGCCAGCCGTCACGTCCCATCATCGACGGAAGACCACGGCCCAGCGGCCTTGTCGTCTTCCGTGACGCTGGCGCCCCTCAACAGCTCTGGACCTTCGTCTGGGACCCCGAAATCTCTTCGAAGGAACTCCTCCACGGTGCCTGTGATGGCTTCCTCATCGTCTCCCGAGGACTCCGATTTTACATCTGCAACCCAGCCATCAGCAAGCATGCTCCCCTACCGCTTCCTCAGGTTGGACCAGAGAACTACAACTCTGTGATCGGTTTCTACCGGCACGATCCCACTGGAGAGTACAGGGTGCTCTGGGTCTCGCACTCACAGCCAGGGTCACAATCTAAACCCAGTTTATACATCATTACAGTGGGATCCAACAAGCCAAGGCAGGTCAGAGTGAGAATGCCAGCAGTTTTGCCACCTTCCGCGGAACAGAAATTACTAAATGATCTGCGCTCTTGGTCCTATTATGCACCATCAGTCCACCATTGTGGCGGCCTGCACTGGTGTCCTTATGGCGCCAGCGACATTTGGGCCTGCGGTGCAGACATTATTGTGTTTGACACACAAGCCGAGACATTCCGGTGCATCCGCAGTCCCGCCCAGTCGTGCCCTAATAGGAAGTTGTTCCACATGGAGGGGACCCTTGCTTTATGGGGCGCCAGCTCGACACGTAGTTTTACCATTATGGATGTCTGGGTGATGCAGGATTACAAGGCTCAAATATGGGCTTTCAAGTACCGGATTGACCTATCAATGGTGGAGGCATCACGGCAGCTCTATTTAACTACTTTGAAAAAGAAAAAGATAAGGCAAACACCACTTGATTCAACGGTTGAAGAGTTCAATGATATGACTGTGCTCAACGAGCGTGAGCTGCTGATCAAGTTTAATAAGAAACATGTGCTACACTGGGACATTGATGGCAAGTTCCTAGGTATTGTGAACATTGGAAAGAGTCAATATTGTATGGCGCTTACTCAGTGCCGCCTCCAAGAGAGCGTTATTCCAATTCCGTCCCACGGGATGCAAGGAGAAGATGAGGAACCTCTATTCTCCACAGAGCATGTCTGA